The following proteins are encoded in a genomic region of Streptococcus gwangjuense:
- the codY gene encoding GTP-sensing pleiotropic transcriptional regulator CodY, with protein sequence MAHLLEKTRKITSILKRSDEQLQEELPYNAITRQLADIIDCNACIVNSKGRLLGYFMRYKTNTDRVEQFFQTKIFPDDYIQGANMIYDTEANLTVDHDLSIFPVESRADFPDGLTTIAPIHVSGIRLGSLIIWRNDKKFEDEDLILVEIASTVVGIQLLNFQREEDEKNIRRRTAVTMAVNTLSYSELRAVSAILGELNGNEGQLTASVIADRIGITRSVIVNALRKLESAGIIESRSLGMKGTYLKVLISDIFEEVKKRDY encoded by the coding sequence ATGGCACATTTATTAGAAAAAACTAGAAAAATTACTTCTATCCTGAAGCGCTCAGACGAGCAGTTGCAGGAAGAGCTTCCCTACAATGCGATTACCCGTCAATTGGCAGATATTATTGACTGTAACGCCTGTATCGTTAATAGCAAGGGACGTCTCCTTGGTTATTTCATGCGTTACAAAACCAATACAGATCGTGTAGAGCAGTTCTTCCAAACTAAGATTTTCCCTGATGACTATATTCAAGGTGCGAACATGATTTACGATACAGAAGCCAATCTGACAGTTGATCATGATTTGAGTATTTTCCCTGTGGAAAGTCGTGCCGACTTTCCAGATGGTTTGACGACCATTGCACCGATTCATGTATCAGGGATTCGCCTTGGTTCTTTGATTATTTGGCGCAATGATAAAAAATTCGAAGACGAGGATTTGATTCTTGTTGAGATTGCGAGTACCGTTGTTGGAATTCAACTCCTCAACTTCCAGCGTGAAGAAGATGAGAAAAATATCCGCCGCCGTACTGCTGTTACCATGGCGGTTAATACCCTTTCTTACTCTGAACTCCGTGCTGTTTCGGCTATTTTAGGGGAATTAAATGGAAATGAAGGGCAGTTGACTGCGTCAGTGATTGCAGACCGTATCGGTATTACCCGTTCTGTGATTGTCAATGCTCTTCGTAAACTTGAGTCGGCAGGGATTATTGAAAGTCGCTCACTTGGAATGAAGGGAACCTATCTTAAGGTCTTGATTTCAGATATTTTTGAAGAAGTGAAGAAAAGAGATTACTAA
- a CDS encoding cysteine hydrolase family protein encodes MAKALISIDYTEDFVADSGKLTAGAPAQAISDAISKVTRLAFERGDYIFFTIDAHEENDCFHPESKLFPPHNLIGTSGRNLYGDLGTFYQEHGSDSRVFWMDKRHYSAFSGTDLDIRLRERRISTVILTGVLTDICVLHTAIDAYNLGYDIEIVKPAVASIWPENHQFALGHFKNTLGAKLVDENLNELSE; translated from the coding sequence ATGGCAAAGGCTTTAATTTCGATTGATTATACAGAAGATTTTGTTGCAGATAGTGGAAAATTGACAGCAGGCGCTCCAGCTCAGGCGATTTCGGATGCCATTAGCAAGGTGACTCGATTAGCTTTTGAACGAGGAGACTACATCTTCTTTACTATTGATGCTCATGAAGAAAACGATTGTTTCCATCCAGAAAGCAAGCTATTTCCTCCTCACAATTTGATTGGGACTAGTGGACGCAATTTATACGGAGATTTGGGGACCTTTTATCAAGAGCATGGTTCAGACAGTCGTGTCTTTTGGATGGATAAACGCCATTACTCAGCTTTTTCAGGGACTGATCTGGATATCCGTTTGAGAGAGCGTCGAATTTCTACAGTTATTTTAACCGGAGTCTTGACGGATATCTGTGTCCTGCATACAGCTATAGATGCCTATAATCTAGGATATGACATCGAGATTGTTAAACCAGCTGTTGCTTCCATCTGGCCTGAAAATCATCAATTTGCCCTAGGTCATTTCAAAAACACGCTTGGAGCTAAGTTAGTAGATGAAAATCTAAATGAACTTTCTGAGTAA
- a CDS encoding ABC transporter permease, translating to MNPIQRAWAYVSRKRLRSFILFLILLVLLAGISACLTLMKSNKTVETNLYKSLNTSFSIKKIENGQTFKLSELASVSKIKGLENVSPELETVAKLKDKEAVSGEQSVERDDLSAADKNLVSLTALEDSSKDVTFTSSAFNLKEGRHLQKGDSKKIIIHEDLAKKNSLSLHDKISLEAGQSESGKGQTVEFEIVGVFSGKKQEKFTGLSSDFSENQVFTDYESSQTLLGNSEAQVSAARFYVENPKEMDGLMKQVEKLALENQGYQVEKENKAFEQIKDSVATFQTFLTIFLYGMLIAGAGALILVLSLWLRERVYEVGILLALGKGKSSIFLQFCLEVVLVSLGALLPSFIAGNAITSYLLQTVLARGDQASLQDTLAKASSLSTSILSFAESYVFLLLISCLSVALCFLFLFRKSPKEILSSIS from the coding sequence ATGAATCCAATCCAAAGAGCTTGGGCTTATGTCAGCAGAAAACGACTGAGAAGTTTTATTTTATTTCTGATTTTGTTGGTCCTATTGGCCGGAATTTCAGCCTGTTTGACTCTGATGAAGTCCAACAAAACAGTGGAAACCAATCTTTACAAATCACTCAATACCTCTTTTTCTATTAAGAAGATAGAAAATGGTCAGACTTTCAAGTTATCAGAGTTAGCATCTGTAAGCAAGATTAAGGGACTGGAAAATGTTTCTCCTGAACTCGAGACGGTCGCAAAACTAAAAGACAAGGAAGCGGTGAGTGGCGAGCAGAGCGTGGAGCGTGATGATTTGTCAGCTGCGGACAAGAACTTGGTTAGCTTAACTGCTCTTGAGGATTCATCCAAGGATGTTACCTTTACCAGTTCGGCTTTCAATCTAAAAGAAGGTCGACACCTTCAAAAAGGGGATTCAAAGAAAATCATCATCCACGAAGATTTGGCTAAGAAGAATAGTCTTTCGCTTCATGACAAGATTTCCTTAGAAGCCGGTCAGTCAGAATCTGGCAAAGGGCAAACAGTGGAGTTTGAGATTGTTGGAGTCTTTTCTGGTAAAAAACAAGAGAAATTTACAGGTTTGTCTTCCGACTTCAGTGAAAACCAGGTCTTTACAGACTATGAAAGTAGCCAAACTCTTTTGGGAAATAGTGAAGCTCAAGTCAGTGCAGCACGCTTCTATGTAGAAAATCCTAAGGAAATGGACGGACTCATGAAGCAGGTGGAAAAATTGGCCTTGGAAAATCAAGGCTATCAAGTTGAGAAGGAAAACAAGGCCTTTGAACAAATCAAAGATTCAGTTGCAACTTTCCAAACCTTCCTAACCATCTTCCTTTATGGGATGTTGATAGCAGGAGCAGGGGCCTTAATTCTTGTTTTGTCTCTCTGGTTGAGAGAAAGGGTCTACGAAGTGGGAATTTTACTGGCACTTGGAAAAGGAAAGAGCTCGATCTTCCTACAATTCTGTTTAGAGGTAGTTTTGGTATCTCTCGGAGCTTTGCTTCCATCCTTTATCGCTGGAAATGCCATTACATCCTATCTGCTCCAAACTGTCCTAGCCCGTGGAGATCAGGCAAGCTTACAAGATACACTAGCCAAAGCAAGCAGTCTATCAACCAGCATCCTATCGTTTGCAGAATCCTATGTTTTTCTGTTGTTGATTAGTTGCTTATCTGTAGCCCTTTGTTTCCTATTCTTATTTAGAAAATCGCCGAAAGAAATTTTATCATCTATTAGTTAA
- the vex2 gene encoding ABC transporter ATP-binding subunit Vex2: protein MTLLQLQDVTYRYKNTAEAVLYQINYNFEPGKFYSIIGESGAGKSTLLSLLAGLDSPVEGSILFQGEDIRKKGYSYHRMHHISLVFQNYNLIDYLSPLENIRLVNKKASKDTLLELGLDESQIKRTVLQLSGGQQQRVAIARSLVSEAPVILADEPTGNLDPKTAGDIVELLKSLAQKTGKCVIVVTHSKEVAQASDITLELKDKKLTETRNTTK, encoded by the coding sequence ATGACTTTATTACAATTACAAGATGTTACCTACCGTTATAAGAACACTGCTGAAGCAGTCCTATATCAGATCAATTATAATTTTGAACCTGGGAAATTTTACAGTATTATTGGGGAATCAGGAGCAGGAAAATCCACTCTCTTGTCCCTGCTTGCTGGTCTAGATAGTCCTGTTGAAGGTTCTATCCTTTTCCAAGGAGAGGACATTCGTAAGAAGGGCTATTCTTACCATCGCATGCACCATATTTCCTTAGTCTTTCAAAATTATAATTTGATAGATTATCTTTCTCCACTGGAAAATATCCGCTTGGTCAATAAAAAGGCAAGCAAGGATACACTGCTTGAGCTTGGTTTAGATGAAAGTCAGATCAAGCGGACTGTTCTCCAGTTATCAGGTGGTCAACAACAACGTGTTGCCATTGCTCGCAGTTTGGTATCAGAAGCTCCAGTTATTCTAGCTGATGAGCCAACAGGAAATCTGGACCCTAAAACTGCTGGAGATATTGTCGAACTGCTCAAATCACTTGCCCAGAAAACAGGTAAATGTGTCATTGTCGTAACCCACAGTAAAGAAGTGGCACAAGCGTCAGATATTACACTTGAGTTGAAGGACAAGAAACTGACTGAAACTCGCAATACTACGAAATAA
- the vex3 gene encoding ABC transporter permease subunit Vex3, producing the protein MLHNAFAYVTRKFFKSIVIFLIILLMASLSLVGLSIKGATAKASQETFKNITNSFSMQINRRVNQGTPRGAGNIKGEDIKKITENKAIESYVKRINAIGDLTGYELIETPDTKKNLTPDRAKHFGSSLMITGVNDSSKEDKFVSGSYKLVEGEHLTNDDKDKILLHKDLAAKHGWKVGDKVKLDSNIYDADNEKGAKETVEVTIKGLFDGHNKSAVTYSQELYENTAITDIHTAAKLYGYTEDTAIYGDATFFVTADKNLDDVMKELNGISGINWKSYTLVKSSSNYPALEQSISGMYKMANLLFWGSLSFSVLLLALLLSLWINARRKEVGILLSIGLKQASILGQFITESILIAIPALVSAYFLANYTARAIGNTVLANVTSGVAKQASKAAQASNLGGGAEVDGFSKTLSSLDISIQTSDFIIVFVLALVLVVLVMALASSNLLRKQPKELLLDSE; encoded by the coding sequence ATGTTACACAACGCATTTGCCTATGTTACAAGGAAGTTTTTCAAATCGATCGTCATCTTCCTGATTATTCTCCTCATGGCGAGCTTGAGTTTGGTCGGCTTGTCGATCAAGGGAGCTACTGCCAAGGCTTCTCAGGAGACCTTTAAAAATATCACTAACAGCTTCTCCATGCAAATCAATCGTCGCGTCAATCAAGGAACGCCACGTGGTGCTGGGAATATTAAAGGTGAAGATATCAAAAAAATCACCGAAAACAAGGCTATTGAGTCTTATGTGAAACGCATCAACGCTATCGGAGATTTGACTGGCTATGAACTCATCGAAACACCAGATACCAAGAAAAATCTGACACCTGACCGTGCTAAACATTTTGGAAGTAGCTTGATGATTACAGGTGTCAATGACTCCTCTAAAGAAGACAAGTTTGTCTCTGGTTCTTATAAGCTGGTCGAAGGAGAGCATCTAACAAACGACGACAAGGACAAGATCCTCCTGCACAAGGACTTGGCAGCCAAACACGGCTGGAAAGTAGGGGACAAGGTCAAACTAGACTCTAATATCTACGATGCAGACAATGAAAAAGGTGCCAAGGAAACAGTCGAAGTGACAATCAAGGGACTCTTTGATGGTCATAATAAGTCAGCAGTAACCTACTCACAAGAACTCTATGAAAATACAGCTATCACAGACATTCACACTGCTGCAAAACTTTATGGATACACAGAAGACACAGCTATTTATGGGGATGCAACCTTCTTTGTAACAGCGGACAAGAACTTGGATGATGTTATGAAAGAGTTGAATGGCATCAGTGGTATCAACTGGAAGAGCTATACACTCGTTAAGAGCTCATCTAACTACCCAGCTCTTGAGCAATCCATCTCTGGTATGTACAAGATGGCCAATCTCCTCTTCTGGGGTAGCTTGAGTTTCTCAGTCCTTCTCCTTGCCCTCTTACTCAGCCTTTGGATCAATGCCCGTCGCAAGGAAGTGGGAATTCTCCTCTCTATCGGTCTTAAGCAGGCAAGTATCTTGGGTCAATTTATCACAGAATCCATCTTGATTGCCATCCCTGCTCTTGTTTCTGCTTATTTCTTAGCTAACTACACAGCTCGTGCGATTGGAAATACTGTTCTTGCCAATGTCACTTCAGGTGTTGCCAAGCAAGCAAGCAAGGCTGCTCAAGCCTCTAACCTTGGTGGTGGTGCAGAAGTAGATGGCTTTAGCAAGACCTTGTCGAGCCTAGATATTTCTATTCAGACATCGGACTTTATCATCGTCTTTGTCCTTGCCTTGGTTCTAGTGGTTCTCGTTATGGCGCTTGCTTCAAGCAATCTCCTTAGAAAACAACCAAAAGAACTCTTGCTGGATAGCGAATAA
- the vncR gene encoding response regulator transcription factor VncR yields MKILIVEDEEMIREGVSDYLTDCGYETIEAADGQEALEKFSSYEVALVLLDIQMPKLNGLEVLAEIRKTSQVPVLMLTAFQDEEYKMSAFASLADGYLEKPFSLSLLKVRVDAIFKRYYDTGRVFSYKDAKVDFESYSASLAGQEVAINAKELEILDYLVKNEGRALTRSQIIDAVWKATDEVPFDRVIDVYIKELRKKLDLDCILTVRNVGYKLERK; encoded by the coding sequence ATGAAAATTTTAATTGTAGAAGATGAAGAGATGATCCGTGAGGGGGTCAGTGATTATTTGACGGATTGTGGTTATGAAACCATTGAGGCGGCAGATGGGCAAGAAGCCTTAGAAAAATTTTCCAGCTATGAAGTAGCCTTGGTTTTACTGGATATCCAGATGCCCAAGCTCAATGGCCTGGAAGTTCTAGCTGAGATTCGTAAAACAAGTCAGGTTCCTGTCCTGATGCTGACCGCCTTTCAGGATGAGGAATACAAGATGAGTGCCTTTGCTTCGCTAGCAGATGGCTATCTGGAAAAACCTTTTTCTCTGTCCCTCTTAAAAGTAAGGGTGGACGCGATTTTCAAGCGCTATTATGATACGGGACGAGTCTTCTCCTATAAGGATGCCAAGGTGGACTTTGAAAGCTACAGTGCCAGCCTAGCAGGTCAAGAAGTGGCTATCAATGCCAAAGAGTTGGAAATTCTGGACTATCTGGTGAAAAATGAAGGCCGGGCCTTGACTCGTTCTCAGATAATCGATGCCGTCTGGAAAGCGACAGATGAGGTTCCCTTTGACCGTGTCATTGATGTCTATATCAAGGAACTGCGGAAAAAGTTAGACTTGGATTGCATCCTCACTGTGCGCAATGTTGGTTATAAATTGGAGCGAAAATGA
- the vncS gene encoding sensor histidine kinase VncS, which translates to MKRTGLFTKIFIYTFSIFSVLVICLHLAIYFLFPSTYLSHRQETIGQKATAIAQSLEGKDRQSIEQVLDLYSQTSDIKGAVKGEMTEDKLEVKDSLPLDTDRQTTSLFIEEREVKTQDGGTMTLQFLASMDLQKEAEQISLQFLPYTLLASFLISLLVAYIYARTIVAPILEIKRVTRRMMDLDAQVRLRVDSKDEIGDLKEQINSLYQHLLTVIADLHDKNEAILQLEKMKVEFLRGASHELKTPLASLKILIENMKENVGRYKDRDHYLGVALGIVDELNHHVLQILSLSSVQELRDDREEIDLLQMTQSLVKDYALLAKERELQIDNSLTHQQAYLNPSVMKLILSNLISNAIKHSVPGGLVRIGEREGELFIENSCSPEEQEKLAQSFSDNASRQAKGSGMGLFVVKSLLEHEKLPYRFEMEENRLIFLIAFPKVAKD; encoded by the coding sequence ATGAAACGAACAGGTTTATTTACAAAGATATTCATCTACACCTTCTCGATTTTTAGTGTTCTAGTCATTTGTCTTCATTTAGCTATTTATTTTCTTTTTCCTTCGACTTATCTGAGTCATCGTCAGGAAACCATTGGTCAGAAAGCGACAGCCATTGCCCAGTCACTAGAAGGAAAGGATAGGCAGAGTATCGAGCAAGTGTTAGACTTGTATTCCCAAACTAGTGATATCAAGGGGGCCGTTAAGGGCGAGATGACCGAGGACAAGTTAGAAGTCAAGGACAGCCTTCCTCTGGATACAGACCGCCAGACCACCTCTCTTTTTATCGAGGAGCGCGAGGTGAAAACGCAAGACGGTGGTACTATGACTCTCCAGTTTCTAGCGTCCATGGATTTGCAAAAGGAAGCAGAGCAAATCAGTCTCCAGTTTCTTCCCTATACCTTGCTGGCATCCTTTCTGATTTCCCTCTTGGTGGCCTATATCTATGCTCGGACTATCGTTGCCCCGATTTTGGAAATCAAGCGGGTGACCCGACGGATGATGGATTTGGATGCCCAAGTACGATTGCGCGTGGATTCTAAGGATGAGATTGGTGATCTCAAAGAACAAATCAATAGCCTCTACCAGCATCTTTTGACTGTCATTGCGGACTTGCATGACAAGAATGAAGCTATTCTCCAGCTAGAAAAGATGAAGGTTGAGTTCCTACGTGGTGCTTCCCATGAATTGAAAACTCCTCTGGCTAGTTTGAAAATCCTGATCGAAAACATGAAAGAAAATGTCGGACGTTATAAGGATAGAGACCACTATCTGGGAGTAGCCTTAGGAATTGTGGATGAGCTCAATCACCACGTTCTCCAGATACTTTCTCTCTCGTCTGTGCAGGAATTGCGAGATGATAGGGAAGAAATTGATTTGCTCCAGATGACGCAAAGTCTAGTCAAGGATTATGCCTTGCTAGCCAAGGAAAGAGAGCTCCAGATAGACAATAGTTTGACCCATCAGCAGGCCTATCTAAACCCATCTGTCATGAAATTGATTCTGTCTAACCTCATCAGTAATGCTATCAAGCACTCTGTTCCGGGTGGCTTAGTTCGCATTGGAGAAAGAGAAGGAGAACTCTTTATAGAAAATAGCTGCAGTCCCGAGGAACAAGAAAAACTAGCCCAATCTTTCTCTGATAATGCTAGTCGCCAGGCTAAGGGATCTGGGATGGGGCTCTTTGTGGTTAAGAGTCTATTAGAACATGAAAAATTACCTTATCGTTTCGAGATGGAGGAGAATCGATTAATCTTCTTAATAGCTTTTCCAAAAGTCGCGAAAGACTAG
- a CDS encoding class II fructose-bisphosphate aldolase, giving the protein MAIVSAEKFVQAARDNGYAVGGFNTNNLEWTQAILRAAEAKKAPVLIQTSMGAAKYMGGYKVARNLIANLVESMGITVPVAIHLDHGHYEDALECIEVGYTSIMFDGSHLPVEENLKLAKEVVEKAHAKGISVEAEVGTIGGEEDGIIGKGELAPIEDAKAMVETGIDFLAAGIGNIHGPYPANWEGLDLDHLQKLTEALPGFPIVLHGGSGIPDEQIQAAIKLGVAKVNVNTECQIAFANATRKFARDYEANEAEYDKKKLFDPRKFLADGVKAIQASVEERIDVFGSEGKA; this is encoded by the coding sequence ATGGCAATCGTTTCAGCAGAAAAATTTGTCCAAGCAGCTCGTGACAACGGTTATGCAGTTGGTGGATTTAACACAAACAACCTTGAGTGGACTCAAGCTATCTTGCGCGCAGCAGAAGCTAAAAAAGCTCCAGTTTTGATCCAAACTTCAATGGGTGCTGCTAAATACATGGGTGGTTACAAAGTTGCTCGCAACTTGATCGCTAACCTTGTTGAATCAATGGGTATCACTGTACCAGTAGCTATCCACCTTGACCACGGTCACTATGAAGATGCACTTGAGTGTATCGAAGTTGGTTACACTTCAATCATGTTTGACGGTTCACACCTTCCAGTTGAAGAAAACCTTAAATTGGCTAAAGAAGTTGTTGAAAAAGCACACGCTAAAGGTATCTCAGTAGAAGCTGAAGTTGGTACTATCGGTGGTGAAGAAGATGGAATCATCGGTAAAGGTGAATTGGCTCCAATCGAAGACGCTAAAGCAATGGTTGAAACTGGTATCGACTTCTTGGCAGCTGGTATCGGTAACATCCACGGTCCTTACCCAGCAAACTGGGAAGGTCTTGACCTTGATCACTTGCAAAAATTGACAGAAGCTCTTCCAGGCTTCCCAATCGTATTGCACGGTGGATCAGGTATTCCTGATGAGCAAATCCAAGCAGCTATCAAACTTGGTGTTGCCAAAGTTAACGTTAACACTGAATGCCAAATCGCATTCGCTAACGCAACTCGTAAATTTGCTCGTGACTACGAAGCAAACGAAGCAGAATACGACAAGAAAAAACTCTTCGACCCACGTAAATTCTTGGCTGATGGTGTAAAAGCTATCCAAGCATCAGTTGAAGAACGTATCGACGTATTCGGTTCAGAAGGTAAAGCTTAA
- a CDS encoding DUF5986 family protein codes for MENLPTQIFKFAQVFSTSHKRDIEKIFYDNEFETKNSLPILTWDFIYRDIVNTAKVNGLISPTMYMGALWTARGVIIEGFLYVFMMKKRFEDVTNKYEKHHYLTCIARAKNSHLNGKEDGKLSIELFNDLDDDGLSDSQIEQAKKLLGDHYNSIDEIRVVTFDKKTKEVIVNQVNAFCEFIDAVNITEFDFTKLEEDGRGNNPEKPLVALKSDVQKQLESQKYVSLPVEKKEENTKL; via the coding sequence ATGGAAAATTTACCAACCCAAATCTTTAAGTTTGCTCAAGTATTTTCAACAAGTCACAAGAGAGATATTGAGAAAATATTTTATGATAATGAGTTTGAAACTAAGAATAGTCTACCAATTTTAACTTGGGATTTTATTTATCGTGATATTGTAAACACCGCCAAAGTAAATGGTTTAATATCACCCACTATGTATATGGGCGCTCTGTGGACGGCAAGAGGAGTAATTATTGAGGGTTTCCTATATGTTTTTATGATGAAGAAAAGATTTGAAGATGTAACTAATAAATACGAAAAGCATCACTATCTTACTTGTATAGCACGTGCGAAAAATTCTCATTTAAATGGAAAAGAAGACGGTAAACTATCCATTGAATTATTTAATGACCTGGATGATGATGGGTTGAGTGATTCACAAATTGAACAAGCGAAGAAATTATTGGGAGATCATTATAATTCGATTGATGAGATTAGGGTTGTTACCTTTGATAAAAAAACTAAAGAAGTGATTGTTAATCAGGTAAATGCCTTTTGTGAATTTATTGATGCTGTAAATATCACAGAATTTGATTTTACAAAACTTGAAGAAGATGGACGTGGAAATAATCCTGAAAAACCTCTTGTTGCATTGAAATCTGACGTACAGAAACAATTGGAGTCACAAAAGTATGTTAGTCTTCCTGTTGAAAAGAAGGAAGAGAATACTAAATTATAA
- a CDS encoding XRE family transcriptional regulator: MLQISFNGARLKEARLFNKKSITQIAEFLNVSKQMVSKYEKGRATPSEESLEILEKKLKFPRDFFFGNDNFSLSSTGTFFRSRYTATQTEKMPAEINKNYVALIRDYLGEFIDFPNLDWSLSGLDYTPQEYASYIREKWELGDRPIDNLSLLMEEKGFVISRIDTQSDKVDAFGSAVKVNNNEYYVVMLEGTEYSFYRQQFSLAHELGHWLMHESCKSPQDMGAIEYKQMEDEANEFAAEFLLPMDSFKASIIGHENDLEYYRYLKRIWQVSISMMIMRAKSLNIIDSNEYTNLYKKLSYRGWRKNEPLDSTKLISNPLSLKQSVELLVENRIVMDISADIYRVYNKLLPNFLIEDLCGLEAGYLDELNDRYPNIISLTKERIRRT; this comes from the coding sequence ATGCTTCAGATTAGTTTTAATGGTGCTCGCTTAAAAGAGGCAAGACTTTTTAACAAAAAAAGTATTACTCAGATTGCAGAGTTTTTAAACGTTTCAAAACAAATGGTTTCTAAATATGAAAAAGGACGAGCAACGCCAAGTGAAGAATCGTTAGAAATATTGGAAAAGAAATTAAAGTTTCCGAGAGATTTCTTTTTTGGAAATGATAATTTTAGCTTAAGTTCTACAGGCACATTTTTTAGAAGTCGTTACACAGCGACTCAAACAGAAAAAATGCCTGCAGAAATAAATAAAAACTATGTTGCTTTAATAAGAGATTATTTGGGAGAATTTATTGATTTTCCAAATCTTGACTGGAGTCTTTCTGGTTTAGACTATACTCCACAAGAATACGCAAGCTACATAAGAGAGAAATGGGAACTTGGAGATAGACCAATTGATAACTTGTCGTTGTTGATGGAAGAAAAAGGTTTTGTTATTTCTAGAATAGACACTCAGAGTGATAAAGTTGATGCTTTTGGTTCAGCTGTCAAAGTAAATAATAATGAGTATTATGTTGTTATGTTAGAGGGGACAGAGTATTCATTCTATCGTCAGCAGTTTAGTTTAGCCCATGAATTAGGACATTGGTTAATGCATGAAAGTTGTAAGTCACCTCAAGACATGGGAGCAATTGAATATAAGCAAATGGAAGACGAAGCGAATGAGTTTGCGGCTGAATTTCTATTGCCAATGGATTCGTTTAAAGCTTCTATCATTGGGCATGAAAATGATCTAGAGTACTACAGGTATCTAAAAAGAATTTGGCAAGTTTCAATTAGTATGATGATAATGCGTGCTAAGTCATTGAATATCATAGATTCTAATGAGTATACAAACTTGTATAAGAAACTTAGTTACAGAGGTTGGAGAAAAAATGAGCCCTTAGATTCAACAAAATTGATTAGCAATCCTCTATCCTTAAAACAGTCAGTAGAGCTATTAGTGGAAAATCGAATTGTGATGGACATATCTGCTGATATTTATAGAGTATACAATAAATTGTTGCCTAATTTTTTAATTGAGGATTTATGCGGCTTAGAGGCAGGATATCTTGATGAACTGAATGATAGGTATCCAAATATTATTAGTCTTACTAAAGAAAGAATAAGAAGAACATAG